The Pseudomonadota bacterium genome includes a region encoding these proteins:
- a CDS encoding malate dehydrogenase — translation MNEPVRVAITGAAGQIGYQLCFRIAAGDMLGKDQPVILQLIEIPPAIDALKGVAMELEDAAFPLLQGIVATTDIDEGFRDADYALLVGAKPRGAGMERADLLAENGKIFGPQGKSLNAVASREVKVLVVGNPANTNCLIAQANAPDLPPENFTAMTRLDHNRALAQLAGKTDVHHTAIDRMIIWGNHSSTQYPDIHHARIDGQPATEQVDRDWYENDFIPTVQQRGAAIIKARGASSAASAASAAIDHIRSWALGTEGDDWVSMAVTADGSYGIEPGVIFSFPCTCAQGRWSIVQGLEINEFSQTRLDATDRELREERQAVERLL, via the coding sequence ATGAATGAACCCGTGCGCGTAGCCATTACCGGCGCGGCCGGCCAGATCGGCTACCAGCTCTGTTTCCGCATCGCCGCCGGCGACATGCTCGGTAAGGACCAGCCTGTCATTCTGCAGCTGATCGAGATTCCGCCGGCCATTGACGCGCTCAAGGGTGTCGCCATGGAGCTCGAAGACGCAGCGTTTCCGTTGCTCCAGGGCATTGTCGCAACGACCGACATCGATGAGGGCTTCAGGGATGCCGACTACGCCTTGCTGGTCGGCGCCAAGCCGCGCGGAGCGGGCATGGAGCGCGCCGACCTGCTGGCCGAGAACGGCAAGATTTTCGGGCCGCAGGGCAAGAGCCTGAACGCCGTGGCCAGCCGGGAGGTAAAGGTGCTGGTCGTCGGCAACCCGGCCAACACCAACTGCCTGATCGCCCAGGCCAACGCGCCGGATCTGCCGCCCGAGAACTTCACCGCCATGACCAGACTCGACCACAATCGGGCCCTGGCTCAGCTGGCCGGCAAGACCGATGTCCATCACACCGCCATCGACCGGATGATCATCTGGGGCAACCACTCCTCCACCCAGTATCCAGACATTCATCACGCCCGAATCGACGGACAGCCGGCGACCGAACAGGTTGACCGTGACTGGTATGAAAACGACTTCATCCCGACCGTTCAGCAGCGCGGCGCGGCCATCATCAAGGCGCGTGGCGCCTCGAGTGCGGCCTCGGCTGCCTCCGCAGCGATCGACCATATCCGCAGTTGGGCACTGGGCACCGAAGGCGATGACTGGGTGTCGATGGCGGTGACCGCCGACGGCAGCTACGGCATCGAGCCGGGGGTGATTTTCTCGTTCCCCTGCACCTGCGCTCAGGGCCGGTGGAGCATCGTCCAGGGCCTCGAGATCAACGAGTTCTCGCAGACGCGACTGGACGCCACCGACCGGGAACTGCGGGAAGAACGGCAGGCGGTCGAACGCCTGCTCTGA
- a CDS encoding superoxide dismutase family protein translates to MRTVFLIATSLMVTGLVLPGSAQANDSGQPMGAEAVFVDRAGNELGRAELTQGSNGTLVDLHLDGLPAGMKAIHIHAVGTCADHGEGFQASTGHLNPDDRQHGLMNPDGPDAGDFPNFYVHEDGRARAQMFNPRASLDGSTGARILDHDGAALVIHEKPDDHLAQPIGGAGKRVACGVIEAR, encoded by the coding sequence ATGCGCACTGTTTTTCTGATAGCCACCAGCCTGATGGTGACCGGTCTGGTACTCCCCGGCAGCGCACAGGCTAACGATAGCGGTCAGCCGATGGGCGCCGAGGCGGTGTTTGTTGACCGGGCCGGCAACGAGCTTGGCCGGGCCGAACTGACGCAGGGGTCAAATGGCACCCTGGTCGATCTGCATCTCGACGGGCTGCCGGCCGGCATGAAGGCCATTCACATTCATGCCGTCGGTACCTGCGCCGATCACGGCGAAGGCTTTCAGGCCTCGACTGGCCACCTCAATCCGGATGATCGCCAGCATGGCCTGATGAACCCGGACGGACCGGACGCCGGCGATTTTCCCAACTTCTACGTGCATGAGGACGGCCGGGCGCGAGCCCAGATGTTCAATCCGCGCGCCAGCCTCGACGGCTCGACCGGCGCCCGGATTCTGGACCACGACGGCGCGGCCCTGGTCATCCACGAAAAGCCAGATGACCACCTGGCACAGCCGATCGGCGGGGCCGGCAAGCGCGTTGCCTGTGGTGTGATCGAGGCCCGGTGA